From a region of the Fischerella sp. JS2 genome:
- a CDS encoding fasciclin domain-containing protein codes for MADIVDIAVSAGSFTTLVTAVQAAGLVDVLKSPGPFTVFAPNDDAFAKLPPGTIQTLVQNIPQLTRILKYHVVPGKLKQADLAQLGTVTSVEGSTIKIDCSDGFEVKNATVLAADIEADNGVIHVIDTVILMG; via the coding sequence ATGGCTGATATAGTTGATATTGCTGTTAGTGCAGGTTCTTTTACAACTTTGGTAACTGCTGTACAAGCCGCAGGATTAGTAGATGTATTAAAAAGTCCTGGGCCATTTACGGTATTTGCACCTAATGATGATGCTTTTGCCAAGTTACCACCGGGAACTATACAAACTTTAGTGCAAAATATTCCCCAGCTAACGCGGATTTTAAAGTATCATGTTGTGCCTGGAAAGCTTAAGCAAGCTGATTTAGCTCAACTTGGGACTGTGACTTCTGTAGAAGGTTCAACAATTAAAATTGACTGTTCTGATGGCTTTGAAGTCAAAAATGCTACAGTGTTAGCAGCAGATATCGAAGCCGATAATGGTGTTATTCACGTTATCGATACAGTAATTTTAATGGGTTAG
- a CDS encoding pentapeptide repeat-containing protein: protein MNAEDLLRRYAGGERNFHTTDLCGANLREVDLSGIILKKAILSEVDLSGANLVGADLNGVVLKQANLDGTRLNGSHLIGADLYAANLTNADLSGVILWRAGLKKAILYQADLGRANLDEANITEANLSRANLRGAKLSKANLSQTNLTEANLSRATLLETKLILADLRGANLELAELIKANLTEADLSRANLEGANFSEANLTRVNLSGANLTGVNLHRANLIEAKLILAGLRGANLEQSELIKANLTEADLSWARLYNANLSGAYLRRAILTDVDLDSAVLRGTDLVEAKLNQVKMNNVDLNWVTMPDGTVHF from the coding sequence ATGAATGCCGAAGACCTCCTGAGGCGTTATGCAGGAGGAGAAAGGAATTTTCATACTACAGATCTATGTGGAGCGAACCTGCGAGAAGTAGATCTAAGTGGGATAATTCTGAAAAAAGCAATCTTGTCTGAAGTAGACCTAAGTGGGGCAAACTTAGTTGGCGCAGACCTGAATGGGGTAGTTCTGAAGCAAGCTAATCTAGATGGAACACGTTTAAATGGATCACATTTGATTGGGGCAGACTTATATGCAGCTAACCTAACCAATGCAGATCTAAGTGGAGTAATTTTATGGAGAGCAGGTCTGAAGAAAGCTATTTTGTATCAGGCTGACCTTGGTAGGGCAAACCTGGATGAAGCTAATATTACTGAAGCAAACTTAAGTAGAGCAAACTTAAGGGGAGCAAAGCTGAGTAAAGCCAACCTGAGTCAGACTAATCTCACTGAGGCAAATCTTTCTAGGGCAACTCTGCTGGAGACAAAACTGATTTTAGCAGACCTGCGTGGAGCAAATCTGGAGTTGGCAGAGTTAATTAAAGCAAATCTCACAGAAGCAGACTTAAGTCGAGCAAACCTAGAGGGGGCAAACTTCAGCGAAGCAAACCTTACTAGGGTAAACCTGAGTGGGGCGAATTTGACTGGAGTCAACTTGCATAGAGCAAATTTAATTGAAGCAAAATTGATTTTAGCTGGTCTGCGGGGGGCAAACTTGGAACAATCAGAGCTGATTAAGGCAAACTTAACTGAGGCAGACCTAAGTTGGGCACGTTTGTATAATGCAAATTTGAGTGGAGCCTACTTACGCCGAGCAATTCTCACTGATGTAGATTTGGATTCAGCTGTTCTACGTGGTACAGATTTAGTAGAGGCAAAACTCAATCAAGTAAAGATGAATAACGTAGACTTGAATTGGGTAACAATGCCTGATGGAACAGTCCACTTTTGA
- a CDS encoding Rieske (2Fe-2S) protein codes for MGYVTVARVEEIPPGHTQMVQVGSCLILLVNDQGEFYALQGLCGHQNLPLAGGKVWQGVLDCPWHHFQYDIRTGENLYPKRIYPLNALPKLREQISPLRTYPVQVVEEQVQVGVPQSCESSDCRF; via the coding sequence GTGGGATATGTAACAGTGGCAAGGGTAGAGGAGATTCCACCAGGACATACACAAATGGTGCAAGTGGGGTCATGCCTGATTTTACTTGTGAATGACCAAGGAGAATTCTATGCTTTACAGGGTTTGTGCGGACACCAGAACTTGCCACTAGCCGGAGGTAAGGTCTGGCAAGGAGTACTAGATTGTCCTTGGCATCATTTTCAGTATGATATTCGCACTGGGGAAAATCTTTACCCTAAGCGTATTTACCCACTAAATGCTCTTCCGAAACTACGTGAGCAAATCTCTCCCTTACGTACCTATCCTGTACAAGTAGTCGAAGAACAAGTACAAGTGGGAGTGCCACAAAGCTGTGAGTCATCCGATTGTAGATTTTAG
- a CDS encoding Dps family protein, protein MPKVAMQMVEQSGIDVKELVDKLVRAAAAEFTTYYYYTILRANAIGFEGEGLKEIIEDARLEDRNHFEALVPRIYELGGELPRDIRDFSNVAACPDAYLPERGRSNGSTSARVGFTSGGTEEAKEAVSEVKQGIEQGDLRPMLQVLVEAERCAIRVYTDICNMTFGKDHRTYELSLAILNEEIEHEAWFSEFLGEGPSGHFRRGAPGESPYTSRFLVVPHSHNGK, encoded by the coding sequence ATGCCTAAAGTTGCAATGCAAATGGTGGAGCAGTCTGGAATTGATGTGAAGGAACTCGTGGACAAGTTAGTCCGAGCAGCAGCAGCAGAGTTCACAACATACTACTATTACACAATCCTGCGAGCCAATGCCATTGGTTTTGAAGGTGAGGGATTGAAGGAAATTATTGAGGATGCACGACTAGAAGACCGCAACCACTTTGAAGCTCTAGTTCCGCGTATCTATGAGTTAGGCGGTGAGTTGCCACGAGACATTCGCGACTTCTCCAATGTCGCCGCCTGTCCTGATGCTTACTTACCAGAACGTGGTCGCAGTAATGGAAGTACCTCAGCACGTGTTGGCTTTACCAGTGGCGGAACTGAAGAAGCCAAGGAAGCAGTCTCAGAGGTGAAGCAAGGAATTGAACAAGGTGATCTTAGACCAATGCTACAGGTATTGGTAGAAGCTGAGCGTTGCGCTATCCGTGTCTACACTGACATCTGTAATATGACCTTTGGCAAAGATCATCGTACCTACGAGCTGTCCCTGGCTATTTTGAATGAAGAAATAGAACACGAAGCCTGGTTTAGTGAGTTTCTGGGTGAAGGGCCTTCAGGCCACTTCCGTCGAGGTGCGCCAGGTGAATCACCCTATACCTCTCGGTTCTTGGTAGTGCCTCATAGCCATAATGGTAAATAG
- a CDS encoding Fur family transcriptional regulator, which yields MAPQPKSYEDALEFCRERGMRLSKQRQFILKLLWDTNEHLTASDIYHRLRQQGKKIGYTSIYQNLDTLVKAGVIERIEKAEGCLYSHPSFCHCHVHCLDNGQVIDVMVTLPQEMIAAVEAQIGLEVKDYRIEFFAHKPQAGI from the coding sequence ATGGCTCCTCAACCTAAATCCTACGAGGATGCTCTAGAGTTTTGCCGTGAACGGGGAATGCGCTTAAGTAAGCAGCGCCAGTTCATCCTGAAATTACTGTGGGATACTAATGAGCATCTAACTGCAAGCGATATCTACCATCGCCTGCGTCAACAAGGCAAAAAAATTGGTTATACATCGATATATCAAAATTTAGATACTTTGGTAAAGGCTGGGGTGATTGAGCGTATTGAAAAGGCAGAAGGTTGTCTTTATAGCCATCCTAGTTTTTGCCACTGTCATGTGCATTGTTTGGATAATGGACAAGTTATTGATGTGATGGTAACGCTTCCTCAAGAGATGATCGCTGCTGTAGAAGCGCAAATCGGTCTTGAGGTGAAGGATTATCGGATTGAATTTTTTGCACATAAGCCACAAGCAGGGATTTAA